Below is a window of Virgibacillus sp. NKC19-3 DNA.
TTAACGAAACCTCCTGATGCTGGACGCGTAAAATGGCAATCTCTTGAAGCTTTTCCGGTAATTGATCGATTCCTACGGTATTCTCAATGAATTTAATGTTTTCAATTTGTCGGAATGCTGCACCAATCGTTTTATTTAAATTAGCTGTTTCACAATTCACAAGGCGGTTTACTGAGTTGCGCATATCACGGACGATACGAACGTCTTCAAATTTAAACAACGCATTATGGGCACCAATTAAACTAAGGAACTCCGTCATTTTCTCCGCTTCCTTAATATATACAATGTAACCATTCTTGCGTTGCAACGTCCGTGCTCGAAGGTTAAATTCATTTAACAAATCACATAATGAATCATTATGTTCCTGATGAAAATTAAAGATCTCTAGATGATAAGATGACGTTTCAGGATTATTAATCGAACCACCTGCTAAAAATGCACCGCGTAAGTAGGCTTTTCTGGAGTCGGTCTTCTCTATATACTTCCTTGAAATAGAACGCACTAATGTATATGGTTCCTGCAGTATATCCAAGTCTGATAAAAGGGTACGAACTTCTTCCTTTAAGCGGACGATATAGACATTATTTTTCTTCAGTTTCATTTTTTTGCGGACTAATAATTCGACTGGAAATCCGTAGAGCGACTTCATTAATGTATATATTCTGCGGGCAATAGCTGCATTTTCTGTTTGTATATCAAGCACATATTCATCTCTTGATACAGAAACAGCTCCATTCATACGAATCAATGCTGCCAGTTCTGATTCTACACATTGCAGGTCTTCTACCTCGATCCCTGTTAATTCTTTCTTTATTTCTGAAGCAAAAGACAATATGAACCCTCCTTTCTAATCATTGAGACGTCTCAATGATTGAATACAGTAATTTCGCCACTTTGATTGTGTCATGCCTTAGTGCCGCCTTTTCATAGTCAATAATATCTCCTTCAATAATCTCAAGCCCCATCTCGAGCAGGCGATCCGTATCATAAACAACCGGTTCTGCTTTTTCTTCGGCATAAATCGCACGAACTGTTTGTGCAATCGGCTCATTATGTACAACAATCGCATCCACACATCCATCTCCCACATGTTTAGTGATCGCTTGGACATGCTCAGAAGCGGTATATCCTGTTGTTTCACCGTCCTGGGTCATTACATTACACACATAGACTACGCTTCCGGCGGTATTTCTTATCGCTTCATCAACTTTGGGTGTGATCATTGCAGGTAAAATACTTGTATACAAACTGCCGGGAGCAATGACAACTAAATCTGCATTTTCAATTGCCCGAATGGCATTTGGTAGTGGCTCAACAGGTTGTGGACTTAAGAATACCTTTTCTATTTGCTTATTGGAAAGAGGGATATTGGATTCTCCTGATACAATGGATCCATCTGTCATTTTCGCATGCAAAGCCATATTATCATTAGAGATGGGATATATTTTTCCTTTTACATTTAAAACACGGGAAATTTCTTTGATCCCCATATTAAAATTACCGGTAACGGATGTCATGGCTGCAAGTAACAGGTTGCCCATGGAGTGTCCCGATAGTCCGTTTCCGACCGCAAAGCGATGCTGAAAAAGCTCCAGCAGCATAGGTTCAGCTTCAGATTGAGCTGCGATTACATTGCGTATATCGCCTGGTGCCGGGATTTCCATTTCATCCCGTAATCTCCCTGTGCTTCCGCCATCATCAGCCACGGTAACAAGTGATGTTAAGTGAATCGGCAAGTCTTTTAATCCACGTAATAGAACTGGCATACCAGTACCACCGCCTATAACAACGACGCGTGGTTGCTTCGTTTGAGTCATAATTAATTACCCTTTCTGTTATCAATATCACGATGACTGACGTGTGTTATATAAGTAAGCGATAGTTCTTTCGCAAAATATTCAGCGAGTGTTACAGAACGATGCTGTCCTCCCGTGCACCCTATTGCAATAACAAGCTGTGATTTTCCCTCTTTTCTATATTGCGGAAGCATGAACTGCAATAAATCGAGTACTTTTTCATTAAATTTTATTGTATCCGGCCATTTAAAGACATAGGAAGAAACTTCTTTATTCAATCCTGTCAATGGCTGCAAATGAGATACATAGTGCGGATTTGGCAAAAACCTGACATCAAATACTAAATCTGCATCAATCGGCAGACCGTACTTAAATCCGAATGAAACCATGTGAACAGAGAATATTTCCTGATTATCTTCAGTATATTTATTTATAATTTTTTCCCGTAATTCTTTCGGTTCTACATTCGTTGTATCAATAACTCGTTGCGCCCTTCCCCGTAATTCATCCAAAATTTCGCGTTCCTGCTGTATGCCATTTAATGGGAGCCCCTCAACAGCTAGCGGATGGGAACGTCTTGTTTCTTTATATCTGCTTACAAGCGATTCATCCGTTGCGTCAAGGAAAAGAATATGCTCTTGCAACCAATTTTCTTTCCCTAATAAATCCAAAGCTTCAACCAAGGAATCAAAAAACTCACGACCACGTAAGTCCATGACTAACGCTACTTTTCGAATATTATTTGTCGAATCTTTCATCAATTCAAGAAATTTCGGCAGCAATGTAGGCGGCAAGTTATCTACGCAATAATAGCCCAAATCTTCAAAGCTTTGAACGGCAACCGTCTTTCCAGCCCCTGACATTCCTGTAATAATGACTAGCTTTGTTTCCTGTTCTTCGTTGTTCATTGAAAATCTCCCCTTTGAAACCATTAAATGGAAGGAACTAGAAACATGTAAAATTGGTGCTTGAATTAATAATTAGGCTGTTTCCAAGAGATTATTGCATTTGACATGTAAAATATAAACTGTGTCGTGTGAGATCTCGACGCGCCAGCAATCTTTTTCGCAAGGAGTGATATACCCTAGAAATCACTTGCAACACGACGAGCACGAGAGGACCCACCAGCCGCCTAAGGTCCGCGTAGTGTATTTCTGAAGCGATAGGTTACGTCTTATTTTATATCAACTGAGCAACAACTCACAAAAGCCACTAATTATATCTATTACTATGCTGTGAAGCACTCACTACATAACTTATTATTATAATACTTCCATTATAATAGAAAACTTGTTATTTCGCCACGTTCTTGGTTCACTTGCGATGCAAAGGATATGCCAACGATAAATATAAAAGTAACAAAATGCGACTTCTACGCTAAAGAATGACACGATTGGACAAGATATGGCGAATACGAAAAAAATAGCACAGGTGACAAGCACCTGTGCAAAAAACTAATTTATTTATTAAAAGGGGGTCAATTAGTTATTCTCTATTATACCCCAAATATATTGCATGCGTGTTACAACAGCGTTAAAATGTTATTTCATTATTATGCTTCTTGCGCTTTTAAATCTTCCATCAAATCTTCCACATACTTAATTGCCGCTTCTGCTGCAATACTTCCATCACCTGTAGCTGTCACAATTTGTCGAAGGTTTTTTTCAAGAATGTCTCCAGCTGCAAAAATCCCTGGAACTCTTGTTTCCATTTGTTCATTTGTTGGAATATAACCCTCTTCATTTGTAATTCCAAGTGATTGGAAAGGCTCGCTTAATGGAACCATACCAATATAAATAAACACCCCATCAATTGGATGGTCATATTCTTCACCGTTTTTCACATTTTTGAGTGAAACACTATTCACTTTTCCTTCAGGACCATTGATTTTCGTTGCAACCGTATCCCAAATAAAATTAATTTTGTCATTATCAAATGCTCGATCCTGGATGATTCGTTGCGCCCGCAATTCATCACGTCTGTGCACGATTGTTACACTATCAGCAAAGCGGGTCAAATAAATACCTTCTTCTACCGCAGAGTCTCCCCCACCGATAACGACAAGATTTCTATTTTTGAAAAAGGCTCCATCACAAACAGCACAATAAGATACACCACGACCGCCGAGCTCTTCCTCACCGGCAACACCCAGCTTCTTGAATTGTGCGCCTGTCGTAATGATCAATGCCCTTGTATTAAATTCCTTTTTACCGGCAACGATTGTTTTGTAGTCACCATGATCGACCACTTCTTTTATATCACCATATGCGTATTCCGCACCAAATTTCTTAGCATGCTCGAACATTTTATTCGATAAATCTGGTCCCAATACATTTTCAAATCCAGGGAAGTTTTCCACATCTTCCGTGTTTGCCATTTGGCCTCCCGGAATGCCGCGTTCAATCATTAATGTATCTAAGTTAGCACGTGAAGCATAAAGTGCTGCGGTCATTCCTGCTGGTCCGGCGCCTGCAATAATAACATCAAACATACGATCTTCGGACATCATATCGCCCCTTTTTTCTTCAATTATAATTAAGCCATATATAGCTTATTAAAATCCATGCGATTCGTCTATTTTTTTGCTTATATTTATACCCAGGGATACACTTCATCCGATAGGCTTGGATGCTTTCTGCAGCCTTCTGTCCACAAAGCATATGCTTCTTCTTGCTTCCCGATGCGATATGCGGCTATACTGTACCCTCGGTAATAGGAAATATGGCTATTTACCAAACTTTTTGTCAGTGAGCGAAAACGGATATAAGCATCCTGATCATACCCTGTTCGTACTAACGTCACAGCTATTCGTAGTTTTTGCTGTTCATGAATAGGATATACATTTAATAATGTCTGAATATGCTTTTCATATGCTTGTTTTCGATTTAATTCATACTGAAATAACGCTAAATTCGTATGGCTGTATAAAGAAGCAGGGTCTTCCTCCAATATGTCTAATTCCATTTGGATTGCATCCTCTTTATGGCCAAAAAAGAATAGTGCCTGTGCATAGTCATGTTTTGCCGTTGGATGCCCCGGAAATAGTGTTATCATTTCTTCAATAAGCGGAAGTGCTTTTTCCCACTGTTTGTTTTCCATATGGTAAAAAACCGTCTCCTGATAGATAAGAAGTTCATCTTCTTCGTCTAAATCCCAGTTATCATCTTCCATATCTACTTCATCGATATCGATTAAATGAAGCAAGCTTTTGGCTTCCTCTGTAAAATCGCCTTCAGGCTCTTTATCAAGATATGTGTTCACATACTTTTTTGCATCATTTAAGAGGCCTAAATGGGCGTAATTATTCGCGATCAAATAATAGCAATCCGTATATTCTGTTGATTTTAAAAGATCGGTTAGTATCTGATTTGCTGTATGAAACGAACCAATTTCTGTATATATAATAGACATTTGACATTGATATAATGGTTCTCCGGGTCTTGCTTCCACCGCTTTTTTTAACCATTTCAATGCCATGTCAAATTTTCTCTTTTGAAAAGCTTCTACGCCTTTTGTGAAATAAAAATCACCTTCCGGAATAAAAGGGACAATATTGTCACCAGCTTTATCCTTCACTTGCTGCATTCGTAAGCCCCCCTTCATTCATTGCACACCACGCAAGTATAACATAAGGAAAGGGGGATTTATACGATAATTCATCAAAGATCAGTTATGAAATTCTTATTTCACCGGAGTTACAGCTTCTTGTAATAGTTGATCAAGCTCTTGTTTGTAGCTTTCTTTTTGGTTATCGCTCCAATTTAATGCTTGTGCCATATAATGGATCACGTTTTCTTTATGTGCTCTTACCCACTCAATTTCAAAGAACAATGCTCCCGTTCGACGGACAAAGAAATCCACTGGTTTGTAAGCTGATTCGTATTCCATGGCATAAATAAGCT
It encodes the following:
- the whiA gene encoding DNA-binding protein WhiA, giving the protein MSFASEIKKELTGIEVEDLQCVESELAALIRMNGAVSVSRDEYVLDIQTENAAIARRIYTLMKSLYGFPVELLVRKKMKLKKNNVYIVRLKEEVRTLLSDLDILQEPYTLVRSISRKYIEKTDSRKAYLRGAFLAGGSINNPETSSYHLEIFNFHQEHNDSLCDLLNEFNLRARTLQRKNGYIVYIKEAEKMTEFLSLIGAHNALFKFEDVRIVRDMRNSVNRLVNCETANLNKTIGAAFRQIENIKFIENTVGIDQLPEKLQEIAILRVQHQEVSLKELGELVTSGKISKSGINHRLKKIDEFAEKLKNREVLQQK
- a CDS encoding gluconeogenesis factor YvcK family protein gives rise to the protein MTQTKQPRVVVIGGGTGMPVLLRGLKDLPIHLTSLVTVADDGGSTGRLRDEMEIPAPGDIRNVIAAQSEAEPMLLELFQHRFAVGNGLSGHSMGNLLLAAMTSVTGNFNMGIKEISRVLNVKGKIYPISNDNMALHAKMTDGSIVSGESNIPLSNKQIEKVFLSPQPVEPLPNAIRAIENADLVVIAPGSLYTSILPAMITPKVDEAIRNTAGSVVYVCNVMTQDGETTGYTASEHVQAITKHVGDGCVDAIVVHNEPIAQTVRAIYAEEKAEPVVYDTDRLLEMGLEIIEGDIIDYEKAALRHDTIKVAKLLYSIIETSQ
- the rapZ gene encoding RNase adapter RapZ: MNNEEQETKLVIITGMSGAGKTVAVQSFEDLGYYCVDNLPPTLLPKFLELMKDSTNNIRKVALVMDLRGREFFDSLVEALDLLGKENWLQEHILFLDATDESLVSRYKETRRSHPLAVEGLPLNGIQQEREILDELRGRAQRVIDTTNVEPKELREKIINKYTEDNQEIFSVHMVSFGFKYGLPIDADLVFDVRFLPNPHYVSHLQPLTGLNKEVSSYVFKWPDTIKFNEKVLDLLQFMLPQYRKEGKSQLVIAIGCTGGQHRSVTLAEYFAKELSLTYITHVSHRDIDNRKGN
- the trxB gene encoding thioredoxin-disulfide reductase yields the protein MSEDRMFDVIIAGAGPAGMTAALYASRANLDTLMIERGIPGGQMANTEDVENFPGFENVLGPDLSNKMFEHAKKFGAEYAYGDIKEVVDHGDYKTIVAGKKEFNTRALIITTGAQFKKLGVAGEEELGGRGVSYCAVCDGAFFKNRNLVVIGGGDSAVEEGIYLTRFADSVTIVHRRDELRAQRIIQDRAFDNDKINFIWDTVATKINGPEGKVNSVSLKNVKNGEEYDHPIDGVFIYIGMVPLSEPFQSLGITNEEGYIPTNEQMETRVPGIFAAGDILEKNLRQIVTATGDGSIAAEAAIKYVEDLMEDLKAQEA
- a CDS encoding tetratricopeptide repeat protein: MQQVKDKAGDNIVPFIPEGDFYFTKGVEAFQKRKFDMALKWLKKAVEARPGEPLYQCQMSIIYTEIGSFHTANQILTDLLKSTEYTDCYYLIANNYAHLGLLNDAKKYVNTYLDKEPEGDFTEEAKSLLHLIDIDEVDMEDDNWDLDEEDELLIYQETVFYHMENKQWEKALPLIEEMITLFPGHPTAKHDYAQALFFFGHKEDAIQMELDILEEDPASLYSHTNLALFQYELNRKQAYEKHIQTLLNVYPIHEQQKLRIAVTLVRTGYDQDAYIRFRSLTKSLVNSHISYYRGYSIAAYRIGKQEEAYALWTEGCRKHPSLSDEVYPWV